Below is a genomic region from Pan troglodytes isolate AG18354 chromosome X, NHGRI_mPanTro3-v2.0_pri, whole genome shotgun sequence.
CCAGTTATTCCCGCTCAGCGATGTTTGTAACATGCAAAAATTGGCAAACTAACCCTGGTACAGCAGGGAAATCATTACAACAAACCACAGATCCATGACAACAGTCACGTTATCACTTCGCCGATCActttttcttattacaaaagCAGCATGTGGTCGCTACAGAAAAAGCAGAATAGGGAGATAAGAAGGTAGcacccagcctccagcctccctgAGACAAGCACTGTTGGCCCCCTGGGGAATGGCCCTTCGGCATTAGAAATCGAAAACAAATGTGTAGGGACATCCAGCCATTTCTGGAAGGTTGATAACAGAAACCCAACTCTAGGAAGGCCTTCGGAAAGGACTGCTGGATGCCGAATGTCCCCAACGCCCTGATTGGAAATGCCGGACAGCTTCAGAGCCAAAGCTGCCTGAGCCAAATGTGCCAGGTGCCAAGTGACCTGCTGTCCTGGAAGAAGCCCCACCTAGAACACACCTGAGATGGTGGCAGAGCCAAGGTCTTCCCTGTCACTTGGGGATGCCATGCCACTTGACCACCAGGCAGCAGCAAAGTGTTCCAGCCAATGGCAGAAGCATCATAGCCATTGGCCAAAGAGCCATGCCTTCCAGCTAGAAGTCCAGAAAGGCTCGGGCGGCATGCCTTCCAGCTAGAAGTCCAGAAAGGCTCGGGCAGAGTCTGACCTCTCCCTGTCTGTGTGTCCCTGGCCGGCACTCATCAGTCCAAGCCAGGGGCTAGGAGAGGGTGCCCACAAGGACCAGAGCCCCGAGGATAGCTCAGCTGATCTGTGTGGCACCTGGATCTGCAACCACAGGCACGGTCGGgacttttctgtcttctctctagCGCTTATCAACGGGTCGGgacttttctgtcttctctctagCGCTTATCAACATCTGAAATCATCTTATTTGGGGGCTCTTGTAAGCACGCAGAAAGCGGCTTCGATGGACCTTCCTCCAGGGAGCTTTCCCTGATGCCCTAAGGCTACTGAGCTGGGAACCTAAGGCCCTACTTACCCCCTTCCCTAGGTTATCACTGCATTGCTCCCTCCTCAACCCCTGAGCCCGAGAGGAGGGGCCAAGTCAGTGTGGTCCACTACTGTCACCCTAGGACCCAGCACAGTACCTGGCCCAGAGCTGGCACATAAGGAACATTTCCTGAGTGAACAAGCacatcagaaaatgaaaaaagatctGGAGACTAGGGAGGCCTCGGTCCAAATCCACCATCCACTCTTCTTGAGATGGCTTCATGGCCTCATCTGAAATTCACAGAACGGAGGTACCTACTTTCCGTGACTGTTGGAAAGATTAGGCGAGAGGAGGTGTATGAGCTGCTCACAGTAGCTAGTGCCACACAGCACGCCTGCCCCTTCACCCCACTGGCCCCTCAGGTCAGAGTTCAAGGCTGGTGTCCCTGGGAGGTCACGGGTGGacccctgcagctcccagcagTAGTTCCTCCTGGGCTTCAGCTGTGGCAGCAAGCCAATCTCCTGAGGGCATGGACCTCCCTCACAGATGGCAACATCACCACCAGGGCTGAGCTGAACCTCTCCGCCACCCGGTCCCTGTGCCAGGTGTTCCTTTGGGCTTTGGCAAAAGACCCAGAGAGCGCTCCAGATGGACTTCCCTGACCTTACTGTACAGATGCAGGCACCTGACTTCCCTGTGAAGCCACCAATCAAAGGAGCCAAGTGTGAGGCAGGATGCAATATGTACACGCCTCCCGCTCTCCCATCACCCTTTCATGGTTCCACGGAAAGAAAGAACATCCACACCCCACATCTTATGCCTGCTGAGGCTTCTCTCTTTGGCATATTTCTGTTGGACCATGTGTCAATGGTGGCTGCATGTTTTCCCATGGCGTCCAAATCAGTGGGATTCAAGACCTGGGGTTCCTCTGTAAGGGTTCTCACACCCAGGACGGTCAGTCTCAGGGCAAGGCACTGCCCAGCTACCCACCGTTCACTGTCCCCTACTCCCACCCCaacgcacacacaggcacacacacaggggAGGTCAGGGAGGAGGCACATGTCTTCACCAAGAGCCTACAGGAGCCCAGTTGCTGGAGCCATCAGAGCCTCTGGAAAGCCACTATATACTGCCGTCCTTTCAGCAGCAAGGTGGGAGAAGTCAGCATCGTCAAGAGAATTTCATTAGGCACAAGCAGTCTCCCCCAGAGGTCAGAAGGAGAAAACATGGCAAGTAGAGATGTCCCTGGGGAGTGGCAGCAAAGTCACGGAGTTCTGGAAGGTCAGAGTTGACAGGATCCTTTGAGAACATGAAGTCTCCTCCCCTCTGGGTTCCAAAGGGGAAACTAGAACCcagagagaggaggaaatggCCTAAGGCCACGCAGTGGCTCAGTGTGGGAGCATGGCCTAGAGGTCAAACCTCTTACCCATCAGGGCCAGGTGCTGGCTGGCAGCTGCTTCAGATGGTTTCCAGCCCACCTAGGACCTAAATTAACCTCCTCTTAAATAAGTGTAAGGAAAGAAGACTCGGACCTGAATACGCAAGACCGCACACGGAGAAGAGCAGAAGCAAAACCCCCGCAGCCTCAGAAACCCTAGCTCCTTCCCATTCCAGGCGCCTCGAGGGGAAGGCATCTGGGGCTCTAAGACTGCGGGACTATGGGGGATGACTGGCAAAGTCCGGTTCTTTGCCACCGGGATAGGTGGCAAAGCGGTCCACGAGAGGGGAAACCGTGGAGAAATTTGAGTCCCGGAACCGGATTCCCGAAGCGGTTTGAGAAAGGCGGGCCGGGATACGTGAGTGACTGCCTCAGAAGGGCTCCTTCAAGGACACTAAGGAGGTGACAGCCGCCGTGGCCCACTCTCCCGGCCCCTCCGGAGGGCCCCCCGCCACCCGATGCAGACCCCCTGGGGGAGCCGGTCCAGGGCCAACTTCGGCCAATCCCCTCAGTGACAGCGGAGGCGGCCAATCAACGCCGGCGCGAAGCCCTTTCCCCGCCCCTGGTGGGGCCCCTAGCCAATCGGACTCCAGACTGCTTCGGGTGCGGCTACCCCACCGCTCCCCCGCGACCGCTGCCGCGGTCCCGTGGCTCTTTCCCTGCTCACCTCCCAGGGACGGCAGAGAAGGGCTGGCCTGAGCACCGCCTTCGCGGCGCTGCCGGCGACGGTCGCTACTTTCAGCGCCATGACGGAAAGTGAGAGCCTCCGCACGTCCCGACACGCAGATACCGCTCTCGCGAGAGTTCGACGGGGTGCGAAGTTTCGGGGACAGGCGCGGACCCGGTACTGCGCACGCGCGCGGTCGCACCGATTCCCACGCCCCCTTCCGGCGCCTAGAGCGCCGCTGCTGCCATGTTGAGGGGGGGACCGCGACCAGCTGGGCCCCTGGCTCAGGGAGGGGCCACGTCAGTGCTGCCAGAGACGTCACAATGCCGGCCCAGCCCTTCGGTGCGCGATTGGCTGCCGCTGCCACTTACGCGTCGCTCTTCCTCGTTTGCCCCTCGTGTTCATGGGAGCTCGTTTTCTTTCCCTCTAGGCAGAGAAGACGCGATGGCGGCGATGGCATCTCTCGGCGCCCTGGCGCTGCTCCTGCTGTCCAGCCTCTCCCGCTGCTCAGGTAGCGGCCCAGCCGGGGCTTCTTTCTTGCGAGCCTCTGACCCACGGCAGGTGGTGTTGGGGGGAGGAGGGATGCGGGGGTCCGGCCTTTCAGGGTCCGTCGCTGCGGGCCGGGCCTTCCCCCGAGAGGCAGGCGGCCTTGGGACGGGGGGACCAAAGCACCTCGCGCACGTTTACCGGCAGCCAGGCTTTTCCTTGTCTGCCCATACGAAGAGGAGTCCCCGAGCCTCCATGGTGCGCCCGGCCCCCAAGCTGCAGCACGGAACGTGACACATGTCCCCGCTCCCGCTCCCTGTGGGGTCGGACCGGAGCGAAGCTCTGTAGCGCTGAGCGATCGCGGCCAAAAACGGGGCTGGAGGAGCCACATAAGCTAGGAAGGGACCTCAGTGAGGAGAGGGAGCAAGAGCGGGGCGAGTTAGATGGGGAGCCAAAGGTGCGCAGGGCCTTGAGTGCCAGGCCGAAGACTGGCTTTTCCGGAGGGCCCTGCCTTACCCTTACCAGAGTTTTCGGCAGAGCCGACCAGGGGTCCCGTCGATTTGCATTCGTGAGGGGCTGAGGTCTGAGCTCCAGAGGGTGTTTAGGAGGTGGCTGCAGCAGCCAGCCCCAGGCCTGGGGGCCAGGACTGGACAGGGGCGGCTTTCTCCACGTTCCCTTTTCTGCCGTCCTTCAGGCCAGTAGCCTTGCTGCCTGCAACGTTTTGGCAGCCTAACTGGCCTCCCTTTCCGCACACTCCTCATCTGCCCCTCAGGAATTCCCTGAACTATAGTCAGGGACGTATCCAGAGGACAAGCCTGGCCATAAAACCCTTCGGGGGCTCCCCTGCGCCACAGGAAGCAGGCCCAACTTAGGCAGGACACAGAAGGGCTGGTGGGATCTAGCCCCTGAGAACTGCCTCCACGCTGTTCCTAGGGATCTGCCTCCTGTGGTCCAGACCCAGAGCCTTCTCTGACGTCCTCTGCTGAAGCCATCGTTCTGCCAGGGCACCACATTTGGACAGCGGGTGGCTGAGAACGTTCCCACTTTGGGGAGCCTTTGTTTCACACCCTCTGATGTAGGCGGCagccttcctttcctttgggCCTCTGGTTATGGAGAAGGCTAAGGCAAGGTCCTTTCTCTCACAGCTAACAAGTTGTGCTTCTGGAACCAGAGTCTCTCCCGTTTGCTTCCTCAGGAAACGCTGGGGCCAGTCTTCACCTTCTGTCAACTGGCCGGGGGCAGAGACCCTTTCTCTCATCTTGAAAGCCGCAGTGCATTGCCtgcctgcagcccccacccccgATGTCTCTGCTGAGGATGCCTTCAGTAACTCGTCCAGGCCGTTTGTGGCTCTGAATTGAGGCTGGCCTGGCCCCCGGGCCTCCGTGTCATAGGTCCAAGTGTTGGCATGTATTGTCCAGTGAATCCAGCCCCCACCTGCCCCCAGTTCGCTCTTCCTGCACACCTCCAGAAAGCCGGCCTTGCCCCTCCCCAGCCTTCCTTCACAGCCATCCCGCCTACGTTGCCACTGCATTTGTGACCGAGCACTTGGATCTGTCTCGCATATCCCACCTGGAAGGGGCAGGAGGATCGCGTGGGTCCCCAGCTGATCCGTGCTATGAGGCAGGGCCGGGCCATCCTGCCCTCAGACCGGGATACTCGAGCTGGCCTTACCCAGgcatctctccctcttccccgCAGCCGAGGCCTGCCTGGAGCCCCAGATCACCCCTTCCTACTACACCACTTCTGACGCTGTCATTTCCACTGAGACCGTCTTCATTGTGGAGATCTCCCTGACATGCAAGAACAGGGTCCAGGTGAGACAGTGGGGTTTCAGACAGGAGGGCGGGTGGGGGGTGCTCCTCACTGCTAGTTGATGGGGGACCTGTATCGATAGAGGGAGAATCAAGATTCCAACTCTTGGGGTGCCGGAGAGATCGGGGCACGGTGATGCCAGATCCTAGCCAGTGTTGACAGGTCACCTTCCTCACCTGCTTTGTGTGCTGTGCCTACACGAGGTAACACTGGGCTCACCACCCGCTGTTTCCTGAATGAGTATCTGGACCGGGAGAAAGGGCCAGGAGTCAGCCCACCCCGGTTGCCATTGGCCAGTTtgtctgtgtgggtgttttgttttcgtttttgttttttgtttgtttttttgagatagggtctcactctgttgcctcagctggagtgcattggcacgatcttggctcactgcagcctccacctcccgggttcaagcgattctcctctcagtcttctaagtagctgggatgacaagtgctcgccaccatgcccagctaagttccCATAAGTCCAAAGAAGGAAATGGGGCCTTTTTTGGGTATGGCCCTCTTAGGGTAAAGCACCCGTTGGGCAGCCCACTGGGCACCCCTGACCCCAGCACCTCCCTTGTAGACTCAGAAAATCACTCGGCCCTTTTGATCATCCCGCCCCTGCTCACAGTCAACAGGGTTCCTATGCGTCCAGTTAGGCCCGGCCATGGGGATCTGGCCTTGTGCCCCCGTAGGGAAGACCAATGCAGAGGGCCAGTCACGGGATTGGTGAGTGTTACCTGGTACCTCCTGCCAGGGAGACTGCAGCCCCCAACTGGGCCTAGCCTGCCCACCTGCAGGCCGTGTGAGCGGCGCACAGGGCTCCTCTGCCCACACCCAGAGGGGGCAGAAGGTGACCCTGCCTTTGTTCCCTCACCCAGAACATGGCTCTCTATGCTGACGTCGGTGGAAAACAATTCCCTGTCACTCGAGGCCAGGATGTGGGGCGTTATCAGGTGAGGGGCCAATGGTTCCCTTGCTAGGGGGCTCCCTGCTCCCGGGTGTGACCTGAAGCCCCAGGGGTGGCCGGTCAACCAGGGCCAGGGGCCGTGGGCTCTGGCTGCCGGAGTGCTGCAGTGTCGGCACTGGTGGTCAGGGTGGCCCCTCCGTGTCCACTCTGCCCACACTCTGCTCAACACCCAACCCAGGTGTCCTGGAGCCTGGACCACAAGAGCGCCCATGCAGGCACCTATGAGGTTAGATTCTTCGACGAGGAGTCCTACAGCCTCCTCAGGAAGGTGAGGACTCCTGTAGCCCACTGTGCTCCCGTGTCCCTGGGGAGCAGGATGGGCTGGGTTGGGAGGTGCTGGCAGCGAGTCCTGAGCTGGGTGGCCTTTCTGTGATCCTGTCCCTTCCTCAGTGTCTCTTGcccatttctctcctttccttttctggggCTTGGGCCGGTGTTCCTACCtgtctttcccctcccctccccacccccacacgcCGGGCACCCCGGACCCCAGCACCTCCCTTGCACCTCCCTTGCAGGCTCAGAGGAATAAC
It encodes:
- the SSR4 gene encoding translocon-associated protein subunit delta isoform X1 — encoded protein: MAAMASLGALALLLLSSLSRCSAEACLEPQITPSYYTTSDAVISTETVFIVEISLTCKNRVQNMALYADVGGKQFPVTRGQDVGRYQVSWSLDHKSAHAGTYEVRFFDEESYSLLRKAQRNNEDISIIPPLFTVSVDHRGTWNGPWVSTEVLAAAIGLVIYYLAFSAKSHIQA
- the SSR4 gene encoding translocon-associated protein subunit delta isoform X3; this translates as MTSARHHAQLINRVPMRPVRPGHGDLALCPRREDQCRGPVTGLNMALYADVGGKQFPVTRGQDVGRYQVSWSLDHKSAHAGTYEVRFFDEESYSLLRKAQRNNEDISIIPPLFTVSVDHRGTWNGPWVSTEVLAAAIGLVIYYLAFSAKSHIQA
- the SSR4 gene encoding translocon-associated protein subunit delta isoform X4 — translated: MRPVRPGHGDLALCPRREDQCRGPVTGLNMALYADVGGKQFPVTRGQDVGRYQVSWSLDHKSAHAGTYEVRFFDEESYSLLRKAQRNNEDISIIPPLFTVSVDHRGTWNGPWVSTEVLAAAIGLVIYYLAFSAKSHIQA
- the SSR4 gene encoding translocon-associated protein subunit delta isoform X2, which translates into the protein MTSARHHAQLNSENHSALLIIPPLLTVNRVPMRPVRPGHGDLALCPRREDQCRGPVTGLNMALYADVGGKQFPVTRGQDVGRYQVSWSLDHKSAHAGTYEVRFFDEESYSLLRKAQRNNEDISIIPPLFTVSVDHRGTWNGPWVSTEVLAAAIGLVIYYLAFSAKSHIQA